From a single Capsicum annuum cultivar UCD-10X-F1 chromosome 12, UCD10Xv1.1, whole genome shotgun sequence genomic region:
- the LOC107850233 gene encoding uncharacterized protein LOC107850233, whose translation MNLVIEILTGTLFHIQVSEKTTVADLKREISKQEKLPENRLILMLDIGGDSIMLNGDEVPLTEYGVKDGSHFYLFFKLPNSNKNDGENRNGGGGNIGVVNPETPVSQGDSVTTIV comes from the coding sequence ATGAATTTAGTGATAGAAATATTAACAGGGACATTGTTTCACATTCAAGTAAGCGAAAAAACAACTGTTGCGGATTTGAAGAGAGAAATAAGCAAACAAGAAAAGCTACCGGAGAATCGTTTGATTCTCATGTTGGATATCGGAGGTGATTCGATTATGTTGAATGGTGATGAAGTTCCCCTTACGGAGTATGGTGTAAAAGATGGCTCTCATTTTTACCTGTTTTTCAAGCTTCCTAATAGTAACAAGAACGATGGTGAAAAtcgtaatggtggtggtggtaataTTGGTGTTGTTAATCCCGAGACTCCGGTTTCTCAAGGCGATTCTGTTACTACTATTGTGTGA